Genomic window (Vigna radiata var. radiata cultivar VC1973A chromosome 1, Vradiata_ver6, whole genome shotgun sequence):
GAACTACCTTAGGGTCAAGACAATTTAGCTAGCTACTTTCTTAGACTTATCAAGCTGTAAAAAATCCTGATGACGATTcctgaaaaaaaagaaaaaaaaccttGTAGTCAGGTAACACCGATCATGGGATAGATAAGTAGATGACAGAAAAAAGGAACGATAGAGCATATAAAAAGCAATGGATTTTGAACGCATTTAATTATTAAACGTAGAGCTGGAGAGGAAACAAAGAGAGCATAAGAAACAGCTCCAATACATTCATAGATAAATCATGAGCTGCAGACTTCAACCGTAAATTATTTCTTAATCCATAATCCATGGACCCTTATGATTTCCTATCATAGAAATAAAAGTTCAGCCTTCAATTATATCACGAGTCCAACTACACAAATTAACTATAGTGTTAACCTCCCCAACTCAATAATGGGAGAGATGTTAGTAATATACTTTAGCACATTCTTCAAAATGTCATCACTTCAAAAAGTGATTGATTTGCATAATTAACTAGTTTGACCTTCTAGAAAATAAACTATGATATAGAATGTAGTAAGCATCTCTCCCTCCAGGGTGTTGATCCCCTCCCACCAAACAACCAgtcaccaaaaattcaaaaggtaaaaaatatagaaaacatGGTACCAGAAAATACTTTGAACTTACAAGTTTTTCATCCTCAAAATGAAGTTGTACTTTTCTTTTGGAATCTAAAATTTGTTGTACGACATTTGGTccctaaaataaattttcttttgcttttcatCCTCgctattttgttttaatccttctaatttatttacttttcgtTTCGGTCCATAATCATTTGGAATTAAACCCTTTTAATAATTAACCGTAGCATTTTACCCCCTCTGATAATGTTTTCAACAATCATAATTTGTATGCCACAATGATGAGCCACCAAAATCACACAAGATATCATCATAGCCAGCCTTTCCCTTAGATAAAGAAGCCATATGCTTAGATAGTAAAAACAGAAGAAGTTTGCAGCAAAAGAAGAGATCTTAGCATTCAAATTTAGTGAAATTAAACAAACACTTGGATAAAGATGGTAGACAGATAGATCCAGGGATTCttacttatataattttgtaagtgATTGTGGCCTTGAATAGTCCACTCCCCGTTTTACAGTTTGTAATTGAACTGCACTCCCTGTTTCTTGTTGCCTTTCAATTTTTTCGGTTTTTTGTGTCCCTTTATTCCTTGATTCAGGTTTCCAGTTAGCTTTGATAAGAGATTCACCCAGTAAGTGGGCAACTTCTGAAACCATTGCCTCTACTTTCTTCACATAAGGAAATGTCTTCTCGTCAAATTGGTTCGACAACCACAAATACATAGATAATACTTGATGCCTAGTCTCAAGGTCTAGGAGTTCAGCATCATTTCGAGCAGAACTTTTTGGCATGCCCATAGCTACATTTACAGGGAGCTTCTGACCAAGCGATGTTGCATATCTAAGTAAATGGTGCATAGCTTTTGGTTCTCTAACATTGACAGGAGCAAAACAAAGCTGAAAACGATCTTCTAGAGATAATCCCTGGACCCTCTCTAACATATTAGCAATCTTCTTGATGTGTCCATGTTGACACAAGAAGTATGACCCGTCCAAACGGCAACTTTCACCAAATTTTTCTAATATCTGGCTGAATGTCAAATCCGGAAGTTGTCCAGCAAACAATTCAATCTGTTCATAATATGGAAACAGGCCTACCTTTTTCACATTATCAAAAGGTTGTTTCAAACACTCAATTAAGTAGTCCAAATCATCTAAATGCAAGGTTGTGGCAAGTCCATCAGGATATAGGCATCCTCTCCGGCCAGCTCTTCCAGCAATTTGCTTAACCTGGGATGCTGGAACAGGAACCATTTTGTCACCATTGTACTTTGAAAGGCTATTAAAAATCACCCTTCTGATATTAAGGTTCAGGCCCATTCCCACTGCATCACTGGCCACCAGAACATCATATTCATTACTTTGATCGTTGAACAAACTGGCCTGCTGTCTACGAGTTTCAGGTGGTAGAGCACCGTATATCACACAACAACGGTGTTTAGTCTGCGTCTCAATTGCCAACTTAACCTCAAATATCTCTCTTCTAGAGAATGCAACTACACAATCCCCAGACCGAATATTTTCGAGATTACCTAGCAGTGTCTTAGCTTCAACCACCAATGGTTTGAACCTCTCATAATTCTGTTCATACAACTCATCCCCAGTGTCTTGACAGATCTTCTTGACAATATCCACAACACTAGGATCACCACACAAATGTATCTCATCAGCCTTCAACCCAAGGAGAGCCCTTGTCCATGCATACCCCCTATTAGGATCTGCCATCATCTGAATCTCATCAATAACTGCCACATCATACAATTCCTGTGTCGATACCATTTCCACAGTACATGCAATATGATCTGAAAACGGTACACGCTTATTTTCCTGCCCAGTCAACAAGCTGCAATAGATCCCCTTTGCATTAACCTTGTCAAAAACTTCCATAGCCAACAGCCTAAGTGGACTACAATAAATCCCTTTCTTCGCCTCCATAAACCGCTGCAAAGCATTATACGTCTTGCCGCTATTCGTCGGCCCACAATGATAAATAATCTTCCTTTTCATCGCTCGTGCGAATGGAAACCAAGTGTGTGGCTTGGTGAGGTCAGCCGACTCAACCATATTCCTGAACCTCTTTATCTCATCAGGAAAATTCTCCAAACAAAACTCCACAAATATGGGAAACAAAAAACTCACTGCCTCATGGCTCGGCCCAAGATACACCAAGTACTTGGCAACATCAGCAGGGCAGTTCTTCATGAGAAACCTCTGGAACTTGTGTACTGCTGTGGGAAAAAACGACAAACCAATATAAATGGCAAGGGCCTGATTGGATGCCCAACCTGATTTGGCAAACCAAAGGCACACTTCTCGCAGTACCTCCACCTCTGACCTATCCAGACTTACACCCCGTTTCCCACTGCACATTTCGCCGTACAACTCGACAGGATCACGCGATGCCACGTGGACAAATTCCTCACTCTTCTTCCCTAACTCATCGCAATTATCACTACCACTGCTAATACTACTACGTTCTTTCAAAGAATCAACAATCTCCAAATTGCATTCATTACTACCATCATTTGCAACCACCCCATATTCAGAAAAACCATGAATACTACTACTAACCTCATTTCCAAGCTCAAAATCAATGCTCTTACCACAATCTGCGTCGAACTCAGATATCGGCGTCTCGCCGCCGCCTCCGCCGCCCTCATCTCCGGAGGCAGAAAAAGGTCTTGCGGGGCGGAATCTTTCGCCGGTAAGTCTCGAACTTTGAGAGAATCTCGGGCGAAGGAGCGGGTTTGAGAAACGGGTCGAAATTGGGGAAAGCGGGTTCTGAAAAGTGTGGAATTGGGAGTGGTTGAAGAGAAGAGCTTGAAGCTTTGAGAGGGTTCTCTTGCGAGTGCACAAGTGGAAGAGGCCTCTAGCCATTGGAACAGGTTCAACAGAGAGAACGAATGAGAACACAAAAGTGGGGCATTcagattagggtttttattttgttctgttCAATGGTGGAAATTAGAGGAAAAGGGAAAGGGTTGGATGaatttgatatttgataatTACGGCGTCAAAGTGTGTTTTGTGAGAATGAAAGGGAGGAAATTTAGGGAAGGGTCTGGTTAGGGATTTAGATTAGGGATGGTAAAAAGGTTCAAAGCAAAGGGCGGTTGTgagtttttttgtatttttttatcatataaaatttaatatcacaagttgaaattttttagtttaaaaaaaaaaattaggttacCCTGTGTTAGTTTCAGAAAAGGGTACTCTGTAAGGAAATGTGCGAAGACATATTAGAGTGGGCATTATATATTGTTCATTTGAACGAATTtgcaaagagagaaagaagaatatTTGCGAGATGCAAGGTTTGTTTGATTTTCACTAAGGGAAAGAGATCtgcagtgttttttttttttttttttgggaaaaacCAATATTATTCTTCAGCTATCATTTAAAACGAGGCAAAAGAGGCATGCAACATGGTAGAAATGGCGTCGAGGTTGATTGGTGTGTGAGGGCACATGGTGCAATCGTAGATGTGGATTGAAACAGTGAATCAGTGAAGCTCGAGGTTGAAGACGAAGGCCCAACTCCTATTCGGAGGTGGAATCGATTCCATTTTATGTAGAAAATCATGAAGAAGCCTTATTACGAGCATGAGGTATGCGGTTCCAACACagatatatttggttttaaCACAGGCGGTTCTAAGCTTCGTTATTTGATTCCACTGACAGTAAGACcgagaaaatgtaaaatttataaataaggcttcagtatattttattaaaatctgcATAAATTGTGTAAGTTAGTTAGTGTGTAATttttgagtaaaaaataaaattttatgatatttatttattctgttGATATAAGTGTATAACATCTTACATTTGTTTATGGTCTATTGATATGTTTGGCAGCAATATAACCCTGATAAGCAAGTGTTCTACCTTTTAGCCAAGGAACTGAAGGTTTGTTCGGTGAAAAGGTGTGAGAGTAATAATTTTGATGGTTAATAGGTGTTTGTGATCATGTCTTGACTGTGACTCAGAAGAGAATTGTTTAATGAGGATATCAGGCAGGGCTGATAATGAACCAGACTCATGGTTGATTGacaattataataatgaatGCAAGTCTATGATTTGATTCAAAGGAAACACATACCAGATTATGTTAACCTGTTGATGAATGGTTTCAGTatgatttagtttttctctGAATGAATAGGTTTGATGTTACAAATTGGTCAGCAGTGTAACTttgtaaaagaaagataattagTAGGATAGGATATGCAGTCTGTCACTTGCTGATAACATGTTGAGTGTCTGAAccatatgaaaatgaaaatagtgtATATCCTATCCTTTAATACACTTTTAAATTGCAGATTTTGTTAAGAGTGCAGCTAGCCCAGAATCTACagagacaatttttttttttttttgcgtttGATCATGGAAAATTTTAATGTCTGAAAACTTTGGTGCAGAgttgattttggttttgttaGGAAATTCTGTTTTAGGCTCTGAAATGGTTTATGCGTGTAGAAATTGATTGTGCATTTTCCTTTTCCACATAGATGGTTTTAATTGGTTCAATCATTGGTGAACTTTCTAAATCATAGACAAATAGTTGTAAACTTAGGGTTACTCTAAGTTGCCATATTAACTTTCACTCTGAATTGTGTGATGTGGACTGCATAACTGCTGCATATAATTCCTGTTTGAATGATTATTGTCCGAAACAAAACTATGGTTGTTTCATGTGAATTGTCTGTTTAGGTTCTGTTTTGGTTGGGTTAAAGAGCTAAATTTGAATTGATGCCACTGAAAAATCTTTGGTTAGATGgaaataatttagtttgagtTTTAAAATGGATTGTATGCAATAACAACTTGAACTAAATAATGATAAACCAGAGTGGTGTTTGATAGTTCATTGTATA
Coding sequences:
- the LOC106773326 gene encoding DExH-box ATP-dependent RNA helicase DExH18, mitochondrial; translated protein: MARGLFHLCTRKRTLSKLQALLFNHSQFHTFQNPLSPISTRFSNPLLRPRFSQSSRLTGERFRPARPFSASGDEGGGGGGETPISEFDADCGKSIDFELGNEVSSSIHGFSEYGVVANDGSNECNLEIVDSLKERSSISSGSDNCDELGKKSEEFVHVASRDPVELYGEMCSGKRGVSLDRSEVEVLREVCLWFAKSGWASNQALAIYIGLSFFPTAVHKFQRFLMKNCPADVAKYLVYLGPSHEAVSFLFPIFVEFCLENFPDEIKRFRNMVESADLTKPHTWFPFARAMKRKIIYHCGPTNSGKTYNALQRFMEAKKGIYCSPLRLLAMEVFDKVNAKGIYCSLLTGQENKRVPFSDHIACTVEMVSTQELYDVAVIDEIQMMADPNRGYAWTRALLGLKADEIHLCGDPSVVDIVKKICQDTGDELYEQNYERFKPLVVEAKTLLGNLENIRSGDCVVAFSRREIFEVKLAIETQTKHRCCVIYGALPPETRRQQASLFNDQSNEYDVLVASDAVGMGLNLNIRRVIFNSLSKYNGDKMVPVPASQVKQIAGRAGRRGCLYPDGLATTLHLDDLDYLIECLKQPFDNVKKVGLFPYYEQIELFAGQLPDLTFSQILEKFGESCRLDGSYFLCQHGHIKKIANMLERVQGLSLEDRFQLCFAPVNVREPKAMHHLLRYATSLGQKLPVNVAMGMPKSSARNDAELLDLETRHQVLSMYLWLSNQFDEKTFPYVKKVEAMVSEVAHLLGESLIKANWKPESRNKGTQKTEKIERQQETGSAVQLQTVKRGVDYSRPQSLTKLYKNRHQDFLQLDKSKKVAS